In the genome of Hippoglossus hippoglossus isolate fHipHip1 chromosome 9, fHipHip1.pri, whole genome shotgun sequence, the window ACTGTATGGTGTGATACTTAAACATTAGATTATGGTGTAATcagcacagatgttttttttgagCGACACAGAGGAGCTACAGAGAGAAACCACAGCGGGACGGTTGGAAACACTGTTCTAGGTCTTTACTTTACCTCCACTGTCTGTTCATGgacttctgtctgtctttgtccaCAGGTCCACCCAGGATGTCTCCCAAATCCCAGCGGACACCTCGTGCTCACAGAGTGCCACCTTGCCGGACAACTGGCATCCCTCCGGGAGTGGACTTAATTTCCCACAATGCCCCCGGAGAGGTCCCGGTGACTACCCCAAGTaggagcagctcctctggagGGACATGGTCTTCAGTAGTTAGCGGAGGTACAACagttctttccttcttttttctttattcctttgTTACGTGCTTCTATCGTGATACATTtccaaacatgaacacacaaaataaCTCATTAGAAAATACATGCAAGGGAAATAGGTCATTATGTTTCAGGCTCACTGGATGACCTGTGAAGGCCCTGCATTGTTATTTCCTAATTTTCCACATATTATGTTATTAAGAAAACATCTTATACTTTGAATAGGTATCCTCCAATGTTTGCTAGTAAATCAAAGATGGATAAATTTGATGCGTTTGTTTTGatcattaaagttttatttctgaTGTCCTCAGCTCACCGACCTCGCTCCCCTCGTCAGAATAGCATGGGTGGAGCCTCCCCTGGCTCCTCTTCCCTCCCGTCACCTCAGACAGGAACAGCTCCTGTGGAAACTGTCGTCACACCAACATCAGCTTCCTCTCCTACTGCTGCTTGTCCTGCTCCCAACATGGTTGCCTCACCAACAGGAGATGGTAagctttaaaagttaaatgttcTTAGATAAGGACTGAGGGAATAGGGAATGCCAGGGATGATATGAAATACTTGATTTGTGTGTCCacagatgtgatgttttttgcAGCGGTTCCTGTAACTGTCAGATGCATTGTTCACAAATGCTTGCTCTGATTTTATGTTGTGTTCTGTTTAGCAAAAGAGTGTCGTGTTCAGGAGACGAGACAAACATCCCCCACGGCAAACAAGGAGAACATCAAGCCCTTGGAGAGCTCGCCTAGTATCCCCAGACCAGTCTGCAAAGGTACAGTGGACAGCAGTATCTGCCTCAGAAAAGACTGCGTCAGGCGTCAGAGTTCTGTGAAGATGTATCACCAGGATTCTGATGAAGTGACCATTTGCTGAGAcacctgtttttgtttattcagcTGTCATTGTAATATAATTTTAGCTCTTTTGCTGTCTTAAAAATAGATTGGGCCATAATCTGATCGATATTTTTTGGGGACTAACCTACTAAtttatctccctctcttccaGGACCCCCTTCAATGGCACCAGaccacagaaaacaaatagataatttaaagaaatttagTGTAGATTTTAGGGTGAGTATCTCTTTCATTCATATAAGTAACCTCAGGTTTATCAAGCTGATCTAGAGCTTGTGTCCACCTCCTCCAACTCCCTCTCTTATTTCCCCTCTTCAAGTTGCAGTCTAGTTCAAACCCAGACCCCGCCTTTGACCAGATGATGACCAAGCCACCCAGAGATCCAGCAGACAAGCCTAAAGACCTTCCCCTGGACAAAACCTCCACCGTGGCGCGGGAGGGCAATGAAGAGGGTGTTGTAGTGATTGCTGCTGGAACTGCTGCGGGTGCCcctgctccttcctctgccAACACAAACACCAGTAAGCCTGGCAGCCCTGCTGCTCTGTCCCCATCTCCCTCAGCCCCAGATCTAAAGAGGGCAGGGCTGGACGTGGCCTCGCAGGGAGTTCAGACGACGGCCACATTCAGTGGAGCCAAGcatgaagagaaggaggagaaaaaggaggcTGTTCAAGAGTGAGTGGAAGAGATGGTGTGATTTTGAGGGGAGTCTGGAGgtgctgtgtgtatttttgtgtagtCACAGCCTGatatttttattcctctgtgacACTGACGCTCCATTGTCATCCGAAAACGACACCTTTACACTGAATGACATGTTAATTTGTGACCGTGAACATTGTAGTGTATGAACATTGTACTGTATTCTATCCCACATACACATTGTGCTGCCAGAAAACCCACCACAATatcaataagaaaaatatatccAGACCGATCCTACAATGTTAAGTTGTTCACTGTTTCTTGTCCTGCAGTCAAGTGAGAAAATCAACCCTGAACCCAAACGCCAACGAGTTCAAACCCAGGTTCAATCAACAGGTcagtgttctgctgctgccagaCTGCACACTTTAAATAACACAAGACTATTTTTACACTACTGTtataatttctctctttttatgaATCACTTCCTCAGCCCAAACCAGCCAACACCCCGACACCCCCTCGTCCTCAGGGCCAGCCCAGCCCCTCCATTGTCGTCCAGCAGCCCCCGGCTGTCTACAGCCAGACAGTCTGCTTCCCCCAAATGTATCCGCTCACACCCGTCAGCCCGGGAGTGCAGGTGAGACACACGGCTGCATGCTGGCATGACAGATGTACTTTTCTCTACTCAGATCATCACCCTGAGCACCGAACCAGTATAAAACTAATCCATGACTAACCACCTTCATTTCCTAACATGTTTGTcatcatttcttatttttctttctttttctgtctttgattAATCTCTTATTTTCTTcgcatttattttctaattttatcTTTTGAGGACACCTCATGATTTTTcagttcttgtttttctttttacatcgATATACAAAATATTTGCATCCTTTGTCGTCACTTTTCTTTCCCCTGAATTtgtctgaatttttttttgGGCTGAATCGTTTAAAAACTGTTTAGGTAAAACAAGCTTAGAAATGTTTAAGAAAGGAGGAATTATATCAATACAATATGTTGTCAAAATAAGATTTTCAATCATCACTTATTGAAAGTTTTTAGCCCATTTTTTATGAAAGTTATTAATCTATATTTTTTGCCTGTTTTGGTTTAAGAAAAACTTGATGATCCAACATCAGACACGTGTAAAAGATAACATACGTTGGTGAACAACTAAAGAGtggttcttttttccttttctccccctcctcctcctcctcctctctctctcactccattAGAAAAGCATAATATGGAAGGTTTGTGAagatttctattttttaaatcctttttcttttttttttttaaaagcccaATCAGTTCTGAGATGTTTTGCTTGCTTGTTGAAATAATTTCATCAGACGTTGGTTTGCCAACTTCTTATTGCAATTCACTTTAACCTGTATCTTACTTCTATTGGTTTCATCTGTTTATCAAACAAATGGCTGAAAGCTCATAGGAGGTTAAgcctcttttgtttttgctgctgtacTGTTTCCAATAGAAATGCATGTTGTTTGATATTCTCGAGTTAAGGAACAGAGTATGACGAGCAGCATTTGGTTtattagaaaacacacaatgataGACAGGCAGAGAAAATGCATGTGTCCCCAGGTAAGAGTTAATTCCCATAACCTCACAGGCACATTTTAATATGTTCATTTCTATGTTTACTGCTAAAGCAACAGTTTAAAGTGGAATAGTTGATGTCCAGCCCCCCACACACGTAGTTAGAGTTGTCCTGTACAGATAAGCACCAATTcacctgttttttatttgagggCTGGTCCTTGTTGATGTAGACGTGATGCTTAAGTCTCCTGAGACGACCGAgagtaaacttgtttttttccatctgcCGTTTTCATTCCCGCCCCCCCTCCAGTCTCCAGCTATGTACCAGGTGCAGATGCCTCATATGACCGTCAGCCAGTCTAAACCCTACAGACCAGGTAAAGGTGAGCATAACTTTCCTCGTTCCCTCCCActagtttctcttttttttccatcactcAGAAGCTAAATACATAAATCTTTGTGGGAGAAATACTATATTAACTTCTCTATTTAAgctacaggttttttttaattttttttttattgaaataactGGGAAATAATTTATATCAAGTGGAGGTGAACGCAATGTGGGTTTTAATTCCTGTTCTGTTGCTAGGCTAGTGAGTTTTTTCAAAttagttttgtgtcttttataaTTAGTCTGCCGAAAAGTACACAGGAGGGGCAGTTTGAAATCTAGTTGAGTTTCTGTTCACGAAAGCTTCTCCTGATGTCTTAACTCAGAGACAGACCATTAAGTCAGGATTTACAGATCAATGAATGACATGATGaggagtaaaagaaaaaactgaaacctGTCAGAAAGTTATTCCTCCAGCATCATTGAGTCTGTCAGGACTCATCAGTTGATTCATTGATAAACTGATCAAACTTAGAAGCTTTTTAGGCCCTGAGCTGAACATGCACAATAAAAACTACTTTCTCTAATAAAATACATTAGAAGTGATAGAATATATAGTGTCAGAAGGAAAACAATAAAGCAATAATAGAAAACAATATTGCACACCATCACCCTgcagtatttatacaaaagtaATACAGGAAATATTAGATATTGAAGTTGACATAATGTGCATCAGTGAAAAGTATTTCCCAGTTCAAAGGCTTCAGAAATGACTTTCCTATTAGGAATAGTCTAATCTGTTTATATTCAGTAATAATTTGCCTCTTCTAAGTCGTAGTTTTTCTTACTCCTCCGCGATTCTGTTTAGTTTTAGATTTACCGGATTTTAATGTAATCTATTAACGTGAACCCTCCAGTACCCAACATGCCCCAGCAGAGGTCAGACCAGCACCACCCGCAGGGCACGCCCACCATGATGCACCCAGTGACGGCAGCAGGACCGCCTATTGTAGCACAGAGCCCCGCCTATTCTGCCCAGTACTTCACCTGCAGCCCGCAGCAGTTCACCAGTCAGCCACTGGTCCAGCAGATGACTCACTACCAATCGCAGGTAAGATTGAATCCCTCGCTGCTGGTGTCAGAACGGCAGGAACATCCAGCATTGCTCATTACAGGAGGGCTCTCTAATACGATCCCCATGAGACCACTACAGTCACTCTGGTACCATCAGTGCTGGCAGTCTTTATCCCTCCTCGCTCACTCGTCGACCACATGCCGGTGCCCGTGATCCGGCAGCGTGACGTGGAGGCAGCACGGTGCCAGCGTTTCCTCACCTCTGATTGGAGCTGAATCCAGGCTCCTGTCTCTTGACCCAGATCAATCTGGTGATACTGTTCATACTCTCAGAAGGAAGGAACAAGCATCATATAGTGTTTATTTATGAGGCTCCACTGTAAAAACTGCCTGGTTACTCTGCTCTCTggttacatttaaatactgtttGTACAGTGTCAGCTCATTTTACTGTGAGCTGAACCTCTAGGTACTTGGACAGTGTTCACAAACTGTGCTGCATATAACTGGAGTGAACTCCGAAAGAATGAAGCTACTCTTCTTACACTCAAGCATTTTGAAAGATTTTACTTATCCAGACATCTTAATTACTGTTTGAATATGAACCTTGCCtgaataaaatactttataaaattggcaaaatgttaaatgtcaatCTGATAAACTTGTGATCAGACCTGGGGTTCGTTGGCTGATTTGATGCTTGATGCTACATTATCGTTGATAACAAAGAGAGTTGCATGCCGTCATCgtccgtctcctctctgtccttgtGTGTCCTCCAGGCGCAGCATGTGTTTAGTCCAGTAATGCAGGGGAGTGCCAGGATGATGGGGCCACCCACACACGGCCAACCCAGCCTCGTCTCCTCTTCAACTACACAGTACccagagcagacacacaccatgTATGGTACGGCAGCCCACCACTTGTGTAGCTTCCTGAGTATGCAACGTGCAGGCAGTGTTGCGTGTCCtgttttaacatattttctTACTAACATTGATTTTTGTCCCAAAGTGTCTCAAGGGCCGATGCCTCAGCAGTACCCCCACCCCAGTGCCACTTTGCACGCTCACCCACAGCACCCGCAGCCCTCTGCCACGCCTACAGGCCAAGGCCAGCAGGGTGGTCCCCAACAGCATGGGGGTCCTCCCAACCATCCATCAGCCAGCCCAGTCCAGCACCCACAACACCCGCAggctgctgcaggtgagtcCGTTACGATGGGAAGCTTTGATTTTCCTTCTCCAGTCATTTCAGTCACTGTGCACATCGTCACTTGGAGCTGGATATTCTCAATGaaacactctgtgtgtgttttgcgtgtcgtagctgcagcagcagcccaggCCCTCCACATGGCCAACCagtctccacagcagcagatgtaCTCAGCCTTGGCCCCCACGCCCCCCTCCATGACCCCAGGGCCCAACCCTCAGTCTCCCCAGGCATCGTTCCCCTCTGCCCAGCAGACGGTCTATATCCACCCGCAGCAGGTGCAGCACGGctacaaccacaaccacatgGCGCACGTGCAGCAGGTAGGTCACAACCTCCGATCAGCTGGCCGGAGACCACTTCCACCACAGCTCCAGCCAAGTAATCAGATTggctgtgtttcctgtttgggATTTTAAATGTGGGAGGGAGGAAATCTGGGCTCGGGTCCAGCAGGTGTTTATGAATGGGTCAAACTGTATTCGGGTGGTGGGGAAGCTGCAAGTGCAGTGGATTAGTTTTGGCAGCATGGCCACATTGTAAGTTGAAGGAGGAACATGGTGCACATCCAACCGGGATCATTTATTATtgcaaaacagaaatgtttttttaaatgtatatttttctgtctttacaggAATAGTTTTGTCgtaaaacattattattgtaGTTATTAGTTCTATCACCTTTTAACCCCCACAAAGcaagttgtgatttgtgaatatgggctgtacaacTCGTCTCTAGTCCATCTGTTggtctctctgtccgtctcacttcctctctctctctctctctctctcacacacacactcaggcccATATGCAGTCTGGTTTAGTTCAGTCTCACCACCAGGCGCCTAACCACCCTCAAATGATGCTGATGGCCACCCAGGGGCCTCCAGGGGGGCCGCAGCCCCAAATGCCTCAGAACGCCCTCAACCCCATCCCGGTTTCATCCACCACACATTTCTCCTACCTGGCACATCCACAAGGTCTGTTCGTTtcactatatttattttatcaactAGATCATGTGAGTGGAATGagcctgtttgttgttttcttacccTCTAAAATAAGGAGATCCATGATAAGCATGACCTGGTATCTAACCAGCTGTTTATAATAAGTATGTGTATATGTAGGCGTCCATGAGTAAACCTTTATGAGACCTGTagatatttattcatttgattaaattttagtttttgtacaatttgaaaaagaaaaaaaaaaaaaagatcaatatcACGGcataaacttttaaaaagagaagttGAGACCAAACCTTTTTTACTGTGCAGCTGTGGTCGATCCACCGACTTGACATTTCCCCTCCATCTTGTCTCGTCTCTGCAGTGCagcctcatcatcatcagcagcagctgtagACAGGGGGCGCCAGTGAGCCGAGGGACCCGCTCTGCGTCCGCGCTCCTCAACCAGAGCCTCCATAACCGGGCGATGAAGAGAACGAGAGCCCCGCCCTCTCCTTCCTCACCAGACATGCTTCACAtcagcttttctctttcctctatccccccccccctccaagaCTAGGCAATAAGAGAATGTTAACAGGTTGATGCAGTGACATGTTTTAACGAGCTAGAGTTTTAACGGACGAGACTCCTCCCATTTAACCCCTGTTCAcaagcagatacacacacacacacacacacacacacacacacacacacacacacacacacacactcttgcacacaaacagaataaccacacacacactttcagggGTCCCAAATTGCAAATTTGAGTCAGCTTGCcaagtaaaaagagaaagagagtaacTAATCAGTGAGAGCGGAGAAAGAAAAATTCAACTGGAACTTGTATTTTGTCTGCACCTtgtttatggaaaaaaaaaaaaagaatcttcCAACTTTTAGACAGTATTAATCTTACTGTTTAttgctgctgctttgtgctgCGTTTGTTTCCAGACTACCTGACACGTTTctaaccaaactaaaaaaaaaacaacgaaaCATGACGAGAAGCTTCCTGTGAAATGAACACGTGTTGGCAGCCCAGAGGACGGGAGAAGCGTTATTTATGAAACTATGATGGCTGAGGTGATCAGATCCCACGTCTCACCTGACCCTTATGTAACTTTTAAGttaaaacttttactttgtagataatataaataatttaaaaaacgagcaaaaaaattaaaaaacaataaaaaagttttaaaaactgaatggCGTACTGTGGTTGCATTGCTTTGTGGGCTTCTTGTTGTTTCCTTCAGCaccttcaacacacacacacacacattcattaaaacatttcattatctACACCACTGGTCCTTTTTAAGGTTGTGGTGTAGCTGGAGCCAATCGTAGCTCGAtgttgggcgagaggcgggttCAATTCGAGTCAGTCAACGTGCATGTCCTTGttctgtgggaggaagcggTGGTACCCAGAGAACTGAATTCCGATATTGCTGAAAAAAAAGGTCTGATAATCTGACGACCCTAACATTATTCTTGTTAATGTCTTATAACTGAGCTTTAATAAATGATGAACCATCAGTAGAGCCATGAATAACGGCAGCATATTAACCCTCCATAAGAATTAAAAAGATGCAGCTTCCTCATCTTATGTGATGGTGGAGGCCTCATTTGTTCTGGTTACATCTTGATTCCATGAGTGAATCCAGGAGATGAACTAAAACACCATGTGTGAACATTCACATTTATCAGTCTCAGCCTTATACGTCACCTGACCAGTAAATATCTGTTACTGGTTCATCACACAGGCTCATTATCTGGTACTGGTTCATAACACAGGCTCATTATCTGGTACAGGATGTCCCAGAGGAACAAGACAacagagagaacacacaaactTCTCATGTGAgtcatggttttttttttttggttaggtttattttacaaaaagtcaaatatacagttgatatatatattttaatataatttagatGCTTATAAGTGAAAGGGATGCAAACACAATGAACAGGTTTTAAAAGCTGTTGTGGTTTTCATTGGCTGTTGAGGGGGTTCGTCGGGTCGGACTGGAATGTTTACAGTGCTAAGTTAAACAATGAACAGTATTGAGGACACATTCACCAACTGGACATTTTGAAATGGTGGTGTGGTGCGGGCGGGGGGGGATGTTGAGGATGAACGACACCTGAAGAACACGAGGAATCATCTCGAGCTTTAACTTGATTCTGAACCATGAAACTAAACTGGAAGCAGGAGGAACATGTGATGCAGCGTGTTGTCTGGGATCTTTGattcactgttttctttccGTCTAAGAGCTTTTTTACAAACGTTTCTCACGCAGTTCATCCACGTCGAAGCCTCCGCTCGCTCTCTGCAAACCTGAAACACGACGTGAAGCACCGGGCATCTCTCAAGATATTGCACTATACACGAGTTCTGCTCCGCGTCACACCCTGAGCTCCCACACaacaaaaagggggaaaagcAACAGCTGCTTTCTGGCAAAGGCACAGTCCTTCTccttagaaataaaataattaaaacttaaTACTGTTACTTTCTCGGCTCGACTCGGGCGTCTAAATGCAGGAAGACCAACCGTACTTTTGCCAAAAAAacgtctttgtttttgttccccTTATTAACACTTGACAGATGTCGGTCGTGAGCACGATGACACGTTGAAGAGAACAACACAACCATTGTACAAATGTTCCTTTGGTAGAAAAAAGCTGAGTTATTGAGTAACGAGAAGTAATCACATCACGTTCATGCATTTCTCTTAACCAGGTGACTAGAGAGAAAGCAGAGTGACAGACAGTGGTTTAAACCACACAGGTTCACTGAGGGCACATTTAAAATC includes:
- the atxn2 gene encoding ataxin-2 isoform X9, which translates into the protein MSMKAGGNRSKPGGGSAAGAPAPGAGGSGGGRQNLGRGRHSGKGPAAVIFNGVYANMRMVHVLTSVVGTKCELKVKDGAVYEGVFKTYGPECDLVLDAAHSKSPEPSIGPRKEDIVESIIFKASDVVVVTFKDVDLSFAKKVSSDTDNFTDAAVSSRINGEHKEKDLEPWDGGETHNSDSLESLDTDVSNGWDPNDMFKYNEEKYGVMSTYDSSLSTYTVPLERDNSEEFLKREARASQLAEEIEASATYKARVALENDERSEEEKYTAVVRGEREPHTLSSRENKYIPPGQRNREAMSWGPGRQNSPRLAQGSAGPSTPRPGPHDYSPNSGADQRVVNGGPPRMSPKSQRTPRAHRVPPCRTTGIPPGVDLISHNAPGEVPVTTPSRSSSSGGTWSSVVSGAHRPRSPRQNSMGGASPGSSSLPSPQTGTAPVETVVTPTSASSPTAACPAPNMVASPTGDAKECRVQETRQTSPTANKENIKPLESSPSIPRPVCKGPPSMAPDHRKQIDNLKKFSVDFRLQSSSNPDPAFDQMMTKPPRDPADKPKDLPLDKTSTVAREGNEEGVVVIAAGTAAGAPAPSSANTNTSKPGSPAALSPSPSAPDLKRAGLDVASQGVQTTATFSGAKHEEKEEKKEAVQDQVRKSTLNPNANEFKPRFNQQPKPANTPTPPRPQGQPSPSIVVQQPPAVYSQTVCFPQMYPLTPVSPGVQKSIIWKSPAMYQVQMPHMTVSQSKPYRPGKVPNMPQQRSDQHHPQGTPTMMHPVTAAGPPIVAQSPAYSAQYFTCSPQQFTSQPLVQQMTHYQSQAQHVFSPVMQGSARMMGPPTHGQPSLVSSSTTQYPEQTHTMYVSQGPMPQQYPHPSATLHAHPQHPQPSATPTGQGQQGGPQQHGGPPNHPSASPVQHPQHPQAAAAAAAAQALHMANQSPQQQMYSALAPTPPSMTPGPNPQSPQASFPSAQQTVYIHPQQVQHGYNHNHMAHVQQAHMQSGLVQSHHQAPNHPQMMLMATQGPPGGPQPQMPQNALNPIPVSSTTHFSYLAHPQVQPHHHQQQL
- the atxn2 gene encoding ataxin-2 isoform X3, translated to MSMKAGGNRSKPGGGSAAGAPAPGAGGSGGGRQNLGRGRHSGKGPAAVIFNGVYANMRMVHVLTSVVGTKCELKVKDGAVYEGVFKTYGPECDLVLDAAHSKSPEPSIGPRKEDIVESIIFKASDVVVVTFKDVDLSFAKKDNFTDAAVSSRINGEHKEKDLEPWDGGETHNSDSLESLDTDVSNGWDPNDMFKYNEEKYGVMSTYDSSLSTYTVPLERDNSEEFLKREARASQLAEEIEASATYKARVALENDERSEEEKYTAVVRGEREPHTLSSRENKYIPPGQRNREAMSWGPGRQNSPRLAQGSAGPSTPRPGPHDYSPNSGADQRVVNGGSSHWPSPCPSPSSRPPSRYQSGPSSLPPRAATPTRPPSRPPSRPSRPPSHSSHPSYPSSSSSFSHHGPTSPASTLPKRMSSEGPPRMSPKSQRTPRAHRVPPCRTTGIPPGVDLISHNAPGEVPVTTPSRSSSSGGTWSSVVSGAHRPRSPRQNSMGGASPGSSSLPSPQTGTAPVETVVTPTSASSPTAACPAPNMVASPTGDAKECRVQETRQTSPTANKENIKPLESSPSIPRPVCKGPPSMAPDHRKQIDNLKKFSVDFRLQSSSNPDPAFDQMMTKPPRDPADKPKDLPLDKTSTVAREGNEEGVVVIAAGTAAGAPAPSSANTNTSKPGSPAALSPSPSAPDLKRAGLDVASQGVQTTATFSGAKHEEKEEKKEAVQDQVRKSTLNPNANEFKPRFNQQPKPANTPTPPRPQGQPSPSIVVQQPPAVYSQTVCFPQMYPLTPVSPGVQKSIIWKSPAMYQVQMPHMTVSQSKPYRPGKVPNMPQQRSDQHHPQGTPTMMHPVTAAGPPIVAQSPAYSAQYFTCSPQQFTSQPLVQQMTHYQSQAQHVFSPVMQGSARMMGPPTHGQPSLVSSSTTQYPEQTHTMYVSQGPMPQQYPHPSATLHAHPQHPQPSATPTGQGQQGGPQQHGGPPNHPSASPVQHPQHPQAAAAAAAAQALHMANQSPQQQMYSALAPTPPSMTPGPNPQSPQASFPSAQQTVYIHPQQVQHGYNHNHMAHVQQAHMQSGLVQSHHQAPNHPQMMLMATQGPPGGPQPQMPQNALNPIPVSSTTHFSYLAHPQVQPHHHQQQL
- the atxn2 gene encoding ataxin-2 isoform X7, which produces MSMKAGGNRSKPGGGSAAGAPAPGAGGSGGGRQNLGRGRHSGKGPAAVIFNGVYANMRMVHVLTSVVGTKCELKVKDGAVYEGVFKTYGPECDLVLDAAHSKSPEPSIGPRKEDIVESIIFKASDVVVVTFKDVDLSFAKKDNFTDAAVSSRINGEHKEKDLEPWDGGETHNSDSLESLDTDVSNGWDPNDMFKYNEEKYGVMSTYDSSLSTYTVPLERDNSEEFLKREARASQLAEEIEASATYKARVALENDERSEEEKYTAVVRGEREPHTLSSRENKYIPPGQRNREAMSWGPGRQNSPRLAQGSAGPSTPRPGPHDYSPNSGADQRVVNGGSSHWPSPCPSPSSRPPSRYQSGPSSLPPRAATPTRPPSRPPSRPSRPPSHSSHPSYPSSSSSFSHHGPTSPASTLPKRMSSEGPPRMSPKSQRTPRAHRVPPCRTTGIPPGVDLISHNAPGEVPVTTPSRSSSSGGTWSSVVSGAHRPRSPRQNSMGGASPGSSSLPSPQTGTAPVETVVTPTSASSPTAACPAPNMVASPTGDAKECRVQETRQTSPTANKENIKPLESSPSIPRPVCKGPPSMAPDHRKQIDNLKKFSVDFRLQSSSNPDPAFDQMMTKPPRDPADKPKDLPLDKTSTVAREGNEEGVVVIAAGTAAGAPAPSSANTNTSKPGSPAALSPSPSAPDLKRAGLDVASQGVQTTATFSGAKHEEKEEKKEAVQDQVRKSTLNPNANEFKPRFNQQPKPANTPTPPRPQGQPSPSIVVQQPPAVYSQTVCFPQMYPLTPVSPGVQSPAMYQVQMPHMTVSQSKPYRPVPNMPQQRSDQHHPQGTPTMMHPVTAAGPPIVAQSPAYSAQYFTCSPQQFTSQPLVQQMTHYQSQAQHVFSPVMQGSARMMGPPTHGQPSLVSSSTTQYPEQTHTMYVSQGPMPQQYPHPSATLHAHPQHPQPSATPTGQGQQGGPQQHGGPPNHPSASPVQHPQHPQAAAAAAAAQALHMANQSPQQQMYSALAPTPPSMTPGPNPQSPQASFPSAQQTVYIHPQQVQHGYNHNHMAHVQQAHMQSGLVQSHHQAPNHPQMMLMATQGPPGGPQPQMPQNALNPIPVSSTTHFSYLAHPQVQPHHHQQQL
- the atxn2 gene encoding ataxin-2 isoform X6: MSMKAGGNRSKPGGGSAAGAPAPGAGGSGGGRQNLGRGRHSGKGPAAVIFNGVYANMRMVHVLTSVVGTKCELKVKDGAVYEGVFKTYGPECDLVLDAAHSKSPEPSIGPRKEDIVESIIFKASDVVVVTFKDVDLSFAKKDNFTDAAVSSRINGEHKEKDLEPWDGGETHNSDSLESLDTDVSNGWDPNDMFKYNEEKYGVMSTYDSSLSTYTVPLERDNSEEFLKREARASQLAEEIEASATYKARVALENDERSEEEKYTAVVRGEREPHTLSSRENKYIPPGQRNREAMSWGPGRQNSPRLAQGSAGPSTPRPGPHDYSPNSGADQRVVNGGSSHWPSPCPSPSSRPPSRYQSGPSSLPPRAATPTRPPSRPPSRPSRPPSHSSHPSYPSSSSSFSHHGPTSPASTLPKRMSSEGPPRMSPKSQRTPRAHRVPPCRTTGIPPGVDLISHNAPGEVPVTTPSRSSSSGGTWSSVVSGAHRPRSPRQNSMGGASPGSSSLPSPQTGTAPVETVVTPTSASSPTAACPAPNMVASPTGDAKECRVQETRQTSPTANKENIKPLESSPSIPRPVCKGPPSMAPDHRKQIDNLKKFSVDFRLQSSSNPDPAFDQMMTKPPRDPADKPKDLPLDKTSTVAREGNEEGVVVIAAGTAAGAPAPSSANTNTSKPGSPAALSPSPSAPDLKRAGLDVASQGVQTTATFSGAKHEEKEEKKEAVQDQVRKSTLNPNANEFKPRFNQQPKPANTPTPPRPQGQPSPSIVVQQPPAVYSQTVCFPQMYPLTPVSPGVQSPAMYQVQMPHMTVSQSKPYRPGKVPNMPQQRSDQHHPQGTPTMMHPVTAAGPPIVAQSPAYSAQYFTCSPQQFTSQPLVQQMTHYQSQAQHVFSPVMQGSARMMGPPTHGQPSLVSSSTTQYPEQTHTMYVSQGPMPQQYPHPSATLHAHPQHPQPSATPTGQGQQGGPQQHGGPPNHPSASPVQHPQHPQAAAAAAAAQALHMANQSPQQQMYSALAPTPPSMTPGPNPQSPQASFPSAQQTVYIHPQQVQHGYNHNHMAHVQQAHMQSGLVQSHHQAPNHPQMMLMATQGPPGGPQPQMPQNALNPIPVSSTTHFSYLAHPQVQPHHHQQQL
- the atxn2 gene encoding ataxin-2 isoform X8, yielding MSMKAGGNRSKPGGGSAAGAPAPGAGGSGGGRQNLGRGRHSGKGPAAGTKCELKVKDGAVYEGVFKTYGPECDLVLDAAHSKSPEPSIGPRKEDIVESIIFKASDVVVVTFKDVDLSFAKKVSSDTDNFTDAAVSSRINGEHKEKDLEPWDGGETHNSDSLESLDTDVSNGWDPNDMFKYNEEKYGVMSTYDSSLSTYTVPLERDNSEEFLKREARASQLAEEIEASATYKARVALENDERSEEEKYTAVVRGEREPHTLSSRENKYIPPGQRNREAMSWGPGRQNSPRLAQGSAGPSTPRPGPHDYSPNSGADQRVVNGGSSHWPSPCPSPSSRPPSRYQSGPSSLPPRAATPTRPPSRPPSRPSRPPSHSSHPSYPSSSSSFSHHGPTSPASTLPKRMSSEGPPRMSPKSQRTPRAHRVPPCRTTGIPPGVDLISHNAPGEVPVTTPSRSSSSGGTWSSVVSGAHRPRSPRQNSMGGASPGSSSLPSPQTGTAPVETVVTPTSASSPTAACPAPNMVASPTGDAKECRVQETRQTSPTANKENIKPLESSPSIPRPVCKGPPSMAPDHRKQIDNLKKFSVDFRLQSSSNPDPAFDQMMTKPPRDPADKPKDLPLDKTSTVAREGNEEGVVVIAAGTAAGAPAPSSANTNTSKPGSPAALSPSPSAPDLKRAGLDVASQGVQTTATFSGAKHEEKEEKKEAVQDQVRKSTLNPNANEFKPRFNQQPKPANTPTPPRPQGQPSPSIVVQQPPAVYSQTVCFPQMYPLTPVSPGVQKSIIWKSPAMYQVQMPHMTVSQSKPYRPGKVPNMPQQRSDQHHPQGTPTMMHPVTAAGPPIVAQSPAYSAQYFTCSPQQFTSQPLVQQMTHYQSQAQHVFSPVMQGSARMMGPPTHGQPSLVSSSTTQYPEQTHTMYVSQGPMPQQYPHPSATLHAHPQHPQPSATPTGQGQQGGPQQHGGPPNHPSASPVQHPQHPQAAAAAAAAQALHMANQSPQQQMYSALAPTPPSMTPGPNPQSPQASFPSAQQTVYIHPQQVQHGYNHNHMAHVQQAHMQSGLVQSHHQAPNHPQMMLMATQGPPGGPQPQMPQNALNPIPVSSTTHFSYLAHPQVQPHHHQQQL